The following proteins are encoded in a genomic region of Cryptomeria japonica chromosome 11, Sugi_1.0, whole genome shotgun sequence:
- the LOC131051512 gene encoding uncharacterized protein LOC131051512 — MEDIMVVRSGGPWVIGKSSLSLKKWTTNLDLLDSIFENVLVWARLLSLPMEYWNEDVFRGLANSFGELLSIDPMAMARKRFLFARIYVGISQNADLPSSIEIQLKLGSWTQAIEFESIPFACFNCRRGGHWEKRYPLNASKEKEKSHCKPKKTCKIKPGGDGIEIKDIQNGEKDRKRKEDSLIPPKKKDVLGI; from the coding sequence ATGGAGGATATTATGGTTGTGAGGAGTGGTGGTCCCTGGGTTATTGGCAAGTCCTCCTTGTCTCTTAAGAAATGGACCACAAACTTGGACCTCTTGGATTCCATTTTTGAAAATGTCCTAGTTTGGGCCAGGCTTCTGAGCCTTCCAATGGAATATTGGAATGAAGATGTTTTTAGAGGCTTGGCTAACTCATTTGGAGAGCTCTTGTCAATAGATCCAATGGCGATGGCTAGGAAAAGGTTTTTGTTTGCTAGAATCTATGTGGGTATCTCCCAGAACGCCGACTTACCATCCTCTATTGAAATACAATTGAAGTTGGGCTCTTGGACTCAAGCTATTGAATTTGAATCTATCCCTTTTGCATGTTTTAATTGTAGAAGAGGAGGGCATTGGGAAAAGAGATATCCGCTAAATGCTAGCAAGGAGAAAGAGAAATCCcattgcaaacctaagaaaacttGTAAAATAAAGCCCGGTGGGGATGGTATTGAGATAAAAGATATCCAAAATGGAGAAAAAGATAGAAAGAGAAAAGAGGACTCTTTGATTCCCCCTAAAAAGAAGGATGTCTTAGGTATTTAG